The Leptidea sinapis chromosome 6, ilLepSina1.1, whole genome shotgun sequence genome segment atagtcctaaagtgacagtatcggcagcaatctctggtagaggaataattggaacgtttttctttgaaaatgcgcgggggcaaaacgtcactgttaataccgaacgctatgttgcgatgttggaaggttgtttggctccagagcttgaaaattcaagaatagtgaattctaggacttggtttcaacaagacggagctacctgtcacacatcaaatgactccatggcggttgtgaaacagaAGTTCCCTGGtagactgatttcgaaaagaggtgatatcccatgggccccacgtagtccagacgtgacgcctcctgaatttttttgtggggatacctcaagaacaaagtctacagcaataatccgaaaaacatcgatcagctcaaggagaatatccgtggtgaaaTGGCAGCAATTACACCAGCAATACTGAAGaatgttttcaataacttccgtttgcgattagaggagtgtcgtcgtagagagggtcatcatttagacaatgttatttttaaaaaataaacttcagttatttcttaataatacctcagttttattttaactataccttttgtatttattttttaatcaatattttaaatatgcacgttctattgcgccaccctgtaatattgtacagtcatttctatcgctataaaataatcaaaatctagtcccaggctgtccgttcATTTTgatattcaactgtggagtaatagtatttaggacagagccatttttttataaaacatttaaatttatttatagataatgcctgaacagtggctgggactttatattatagaagtgtatacatttacccttaaagctattatgtattctATGAAGCCtcctagaattagttacaagcaatcccttatttctagtgttataataatgaaaatcactattaagagcaaaaaggtgacgatttttgtgaacgtatattaaattttcataaatgtacagacaatgaacagtcataatatttatttcttttaatttttgtttgagagactgtctataaccaagctgatatatagcacgaacagctctcttttgcagagcaaacactatcaatgtcagcagcatgaccccatagtaaaatactgtacgtcatgatgctgtgaaaatctATATcaaattactgcacgtttcatactaaactaaatttaaattttttactcaggcagtcccaCTTCTtactacgtagtatttacatcctctttggtggtGTGTAATAAGTTTGTCAACAAAGTCCCactaatatttcatttaaaaagaagtttggaactatataaaatgataacaatacATTAGTTTAAATAAGTCGTTAAACCGCAATCACTAACGTACCCTTGATACGTGACTCTATTGTGAATGTTCTTGAAAAACTAGCGAGATGTGATACGAGAGGTCAATTGACTCATTTGATTTAGTTGCGAAGTTGTTATGTCTCTGTTAGATATATTTAGATTGGGTTGCTTTAGAAACTTATTTACCTATAATCTATAtagaagactagctgacccgacagacgttctgttcatatcagagatttccacgtatacatatatagataccTAGAATGTTAATTTCAACTATACCTTCCTTCCACGGTTTCTGTTTCTTGGCAAAACTAATTGATTCTTCCGGGGTAGTACTGTCACCATTTCTGCTTaagcttaatatatatatatatatagctaccTAGAATGTTAATTTCAACTATACCTTCCTTCCACGGTTTCTGTTTCTTGGCAAAACTAACTGATTCTTCCGGGGTAGTACTGTCACCATTTCTGCTTAAGTGTATACCGAGCCAAGACTTTCGCGTAAAAGATCGTATACtatttcttcttaatatataatataagctatatatataagagatttccacgtatatatatatagatacctaGAATGTTAATTTCAACTATACCTTCCTTCCACGGTTTCTGTTTCTTGGCAAAACTAACTGATTCTTCCGGGGTAGTACTGTCACCATTTCTGCTTAAGTGTATACCGAGCCAAGACTTTCCCGTAAAAGATCgccatatttttaattcaaaattcgaagcattttgtaatttattttttatttgtattattttttaacataatacaaattatttacaaaaattacaaaactatgtcatgttaaatagtgtTGGTGTACAGTTAcctaataatttttcatacaatttttatctagattgaatgataaGCAAGGCTCAATGTCTGTTAAGAACATAAATGTAAGGaaaaaattaattgtaacagtgtttttaaattagtttttgcgtaacagttacattttattattattctaactaaaacgacgtttcgtgaccttttcagcGCACGATATCAGGGGGACTGCGATCGACAAGAgtcgagatagtatttgtcataattgtcattatgaagtttagcgccatttgttgccttggaggtggtatttgctgtagacagatggtttttgtcaaaatttattgacagtatcctcttcttttttggtttgtgtagttttgggttttaattaAGAGATTAAATGGATCCCAGGTATGAGTTAATTTTAGCccgtcttctctattgaaattcgggtgttttttttttaatttcaatggcttcacgTATCACTTTTGTGAGAAATTTATTCTCTTTGGccaaaacttttggttggtcGAAGCGTACCTATGTATGTGTAAGTGGTTTGGACGAAttatgtgttcacatacagctgactTCGAGTGATGCATGTGTTCAATATACGCAATGTATACCtactttaaattcaaattcaaatatttttattcaaaataggatgtgacatcacttattgaaagtcaaaaactatcacccattccaaaaagaatgcctcagacccgagaagaacgggcgcaacaaactcagcaggcttatttttttataaaatctccattcccaatctgtggcatcattaagaaagtcatttatgttatagtaacgtttaccacacaaacgttttttaacagaatatattgagaagcaacagtcaagatgtttatttctttaaattttgctctcaatgattctttaagacctaggttataaaaagcGCGAATAGCGCActtgcagcacaaagatggtattgattCCGGCAccattgccccatagcaatatatcataataataatattgacacacttttacacaaataggACACTATTTCGATCTCGTTACCTCTTGCTTACTATCCGTGTGCTGTTCTGTCTGTCCGTCGTCCCACATCACCGGATGCCACACCCGCCGCGATGCTTTCTCTGCAGGAAGCTGTTTCTGCGGTGGCCGTAACGGCAATGATCGCACGTCCACATAGTCTTCTTCGTCATAATAGGTGATACCTTCAGCACTCATTGCctgtgtttaaaaaaaagtaataatactaACAAATGAAGAGCCGGTTTTTCGTTCGGTTATACCGCGAAAACTACCTACTGAAGCGAActgaacaataattaattactacTTGAAATAAAAGTGTGTGcaagcgtgtttcggagaaggttttaatACTTATCCGGTACCTAActacctacattttttttaattagaaatatcaatatattcgcaatacaaataattaagcgGGCGTAGGGTactcaatttatataaatttgtttcgtATAAATTGAGCTACTACCGTCAGCTAAGTATGCTGTTTTAacatgatcatcatcatcagccggaagacgtccactgctggacaaaggcctcccccaaagatttccacgacgatcggtcctccgCTGCCCTCATtgaacgtattccggcgatcttgcccagatcgtcggtccatcttgtggggggcctaacaacactacatcttccggtacgtggttgcttTGAGGATttcactgccccaacggccatctatccgtcgaactatgtgaaactaactattttattaactaTCTTAAGTTGTCATTGACTAGTTATTCCCTTCGAAAAAGTAACGTGCCCCAAATAATGCATTAATGACATCAAGTTGGCCCTCGTAAAGATATACCGACTAGGTACAATAAGGATTATATACtacacaaattaggatatcatccccaccatctggatgtgtggcgttcgtcTACAGTGCTGTTTTCCCGGTACTtttttctggtgttgcaggagaccCGTACTGTGTAcctacactcgtttgtcctactctctcataacaaacataataattagCAGCATTCtcggtacatttttttatgaaaataagggactagacgagcaggacgctcagttgatggtagttgatacgccctgcccgtaaTAATGCAGTGCCCCTAAGGATTCTTtagaaacacaaaaattctgagcggcaatacaattgcgctcgtcaccttgagacataagatgtcaagtctcctttgcccagtaatttcactaggtacggcgcccttcagaccgaaacactataatgtttacacattactgcttcacggcagaaatatgcgctgttgtggtacccataatctagccataacaatttttttttgtttttaaagtgataaatcgaacggttggctcagtggaagagcgctcagcCGGAACGCGATAGGTCTTGCATCgttaaaaaattttgttttcaaatttaattataataataactagttgacccgacagacgttgttctgtatataataaataaaatactgtttttttatgaatttgtcaataatatttcataacatcaagaattatttcgtaaaatatgctccctgttgttgtaatgaaattgtttcacaacagaactgtcaaaccgtgtgtcagtaaattctctcatagaaattatgtatggacacatcaaaggaaaaacaaatttgttgtgttcatttaatttagcagcattttcatatttattcaccttttaaaccttccctggacttccacaaataattcaagacctaaattggccaaatcagtccagccgttctcgagttttagcgggactaacgaacagcaattcatttttatatatatagataatattgacacacacaaattatcttgccccaaactaggcataatctgtactatgggtgcaagacaacaatatttttaatacaatttacttacttaaacatacataaatacaaataaacatccatgactcgaaaaaaacattcatattcatcatttataaatgattgcacctaccgggattcgacaCCAGGAcatctagctcagtaggcagggtcgctaaccactgggctatatgggtcgtattttgtgtaattaataccagaagtgagggttatcaatttaaaaaaaactaacaaattgtttatatttttcttataaattgctCAAAGGTTCTGTGTAGGTGTACTTTTTTATGAAGTCATGAGACGACCTatagtaagtgatacgccctgccaagtACAACGCGTGCAGTAAAAACCCAAATTTCTAAGCCGTGTCGCAAAGACAAAAAGTGTTTGTCTCATTAgatcagtaatttcactagctacggcgcccttctatTCGAACCGCTTCTTATAACATAAAACTTCATATCAATGCAAATTGTTGCGACAGACCCTTATAAACTTCGCAACGTTATTGTTCACAAGAATGTGCTTACGGCAGGGCGCTCAACTTAAATAGATAGGctttataatgaaatttcagTACAAAGGTatgtagttttaaaaataaacaaggcCATGCTGCCAGTTACAAACAACTAACTACGCAATTTTATTGAATCGAAGAGTTGGCACAGATACAAGAAATCATTTTTCGACATCGGCAGGCAATCGAACGGACTTTAATGTTGACATTTGTTCTATTTTGGTGTTTCACAAATCAGCAAAGGTATCTACATGAAACAAGAACCGAAAcattatgatataataaaatattttcgcaTAAGTCACGTGATAAATCTATCAGTCTTGATACAAAATGAACCAGTTATTCAAAATTGTCCACCGATTCCTTAAATTAggatatttttagatttagatttctattaaaaacataactgCACTCTCATACACTGCAAGTTGCAACGAAGTCTAGCATAACAGTGAAAGAAAGACGGCTGTGTAAAtacctaataattattttagatgGGACTCTCAGAATGTTAAGAGAAACTTAAAAACCAATTTATATGGATGAAATACCTTCTGctacttatttaatatttacaaagaaCTCTCGACCAGATTCTATCCAAGGTTATgcattaatttaaacaaaataactaCTATTTCAAGGATTTAAAAgcgtataattgtaactgtattatCTATCACATTAGGTTTTGCgttaaacataaattttattattatttattttacttaatgttTCGTTACCTTTCCGGGAGAGTCCACCATAGTCGGTGAACTCTTCCGGAAAGGACACCACTGAACGAAACGTTAATAaaaaacgtaataaaaaaaaaacgttacctacttttacgcaaaaatctaatacacaaaatcctgttacaattacacgcgtttaaacTATCTGCAATGTTTTATGTGTCTGAACGAATTTCCAAAGCACTGCTAACTACACACACGGCTTTATCGATCGCTGTTGTAGTAATAGTAGACAGGCGTTGAGTGCTTtcgaaacaaaaaaaactttcgACTAAATTTTTCTTACTGGATCGTATTTATAGATTTAGTATTCATAACCTGTCACAATGACAAAAAAGCGCCGAAAGACGAGCCtgcttcaaatttaattatcataTGCCTTATCACCATTCCAAACAGGCCTACTCCAAGCTTCTGTAAGGATGTGCTTCACTCAGTGCGAAAGTTTCCTCCTCACGCAAATGTTTTTGGGTAGAATATTGTGATCACGTTCCGAACCAATCTAAAGTCTATGCTGAATCTCTCCATATGCAATTGCCAGCACGTTATCCTTGACACCAGCCATCGTAGGACTCGTTACTCAGTAAATCGCGATTGAATCCTTTCAAGTCAACGTTAGATGGTTGCCAAAGAAGGTTCTTCATCCATAATTGCTATTTGAAGTCGATCAGACAACTCTTACGGTTTTAGGCTGCaattgtattgtaaaaaaaatttcgcACGATAATTTTTCCGACGCAAGTCCTAGGATTACAAATTTAGTTTAGCTGCCAAAAAATGTGGATGTATATTTGAAATTGTAATgatcactttttatttttaaataatcatatttcttaaaatagttATAATCCGCCATGCAACCTACACAAAAACTATTTCGCAAAACTTTTCTAAACCTACTACTAGGTacgattaaataatatattaatttattcattagtGATGGACCTGTAGGTATCAAGTGCGGTCGTCAAGGTTTAAATTGCTTCTATATTGTTTACAGATAGGTATAGGTACTTACCTACTTTAACACTTTGTTCTGATAATGAAATGTTTTCATGTCGACGCGTAGGTATTGAGTTTGGTTATGAATTTATGATCTAAGTTTTCTATGACGCATGCACCGACACGGATAATGACAAGCAATATTTGTTAATAGCTTTAACATAACAGTTTGAAAAGCACATGGCATTTcctgttattgctataaaatttaaaatgaatttatgCAGTGTTAGTAAACTACCTAACGTGTGTCGTTGGCGGAAATCTGCCTTTTGGAAATCTACTTTAAGGCTTGGCTTTAATTAGATATATGAGATTATGACGAAATTTTACAACTACACGAGATATCCGATCAAAGAGAAatttcccgcccgcttcgcc includes the following:
- the LOC126965143 gene encoding uncharacterized protein LOC126965143, whose protein sequence is MSAEGITYYDEEDYVDVRSLPLRPPQKQLPAEKASRRVWHPVMWDDGQTEQHTDSKQEIQTSSKEYPHKKQIRNIKRLVAEGKVKPTQESLIFFLCNKFAISEERQSRMASNQ